One window of Mesorhizobium sp. PAMC28654 genomic DNA carries:
- a CDS encoding outer membrane protein → MKTVLLASTVFLVATRVALAADAVAPDIIPAGFVWTGGYVGLQAGYAWSRSHNTTADGVFSDANPAGVFGGVYAGYNHQFQNDFVLGIEADMNVSGMYGRTDIFFPDGGKDLDHQFDSEVRWNGALRARLGYAVGRFMPYVAGGLSVARYEFGLYRDDSEYPRQKATWTGWNIGAGVEYAATDRLLVRAEYRYTDYGDKASDLPWGASYPSRTSLTSHDIRLGVAYKF, encoded by the coding sequence ATGAAAACGGTACTTTTGGCTTCGACTGTATTTCTCGTCGCCACCAGGGTTGCTCTCGCCGCCGACGCGGTGGCGCCGGACATCATCCCCGCCGGTTTTGTCTGGACCGGCGGCTATGTCGGTCTGCAAGCTGGATATGCTTGGTCCCGCTCACACAACACCACCGCCGACGGCGTGTTTTCGGACGCTAATCCGGCCGGTGTCTTCGGCGGCGTCTATGCCGGCTACAATCACCAATTCCAGAATGATTTCGTGCTCGGCATCGAAGCGGACATGAATGTCTCCGGAATGTACGGGCGGACCGACATCTTTTTTCCCGACGGCGGGAAGGACCTGGATCATCAGTTTGATTCCGAGGTCAGATGGAACGGCGCGCTTCGGGCTCGCCTTGGTTATGCCGTGGGCCGTTTCATGCCTTACGTTGCCGGCGGCCTGTCGGTGGCGCGGTATGAGTTTGGACTGTACCGCGACGATTCCGAATACCCGCGCCAAAAGGCGACCTGGACCGGCTGGAACATCGGCGCCGGCGTCGAATACGCGGCCACCGACAGACTGCTGGTGCGGGCCGAGTACCGCTACACCGACTATGGCGACAAGGCATCCGACCTCCCCTGGGGCGCCTCCTACCCGTCGCGGACAAGCCTCACCAGCCACGACATCCGCCTCGGCGTTGCCTACAAATTCTGA
- a CDS encoding outer membrane protein, whose translation MKTILLASTFLLAVSGAALAADAVLTERAPEPAPAAFTWTGAYIGVQGGYAWTHGQLDINQETYFDGNLNGALLGAHAGYNWQPRGNFVGGVEVDVERVWNTRDFVGGDGVETHVAGDIGTDWQASARLRAGYAVERTLFFTTGGVAMAHGFLNLSGVDYHQSKNFVGWTAGAGIEHAFTDNWIGRLEYRYADFGSQSFPQDVVFGFKQHSLRAGISYKF comes from the coding sequence ATGAAAACGATCCTTCTCGCCTCGACCTTCCTGTTGGCCGTATCGGGCGCGGCGCTGGCCGCCGACGCGGTTTTGACCGAGCGCGCACCGGAACCCGCGCCGGCCGCCTTCACCTGGACGGGTGCGTATATCGGCGTTCAGGGCGGTTACGCCTGGACGCATGGACAGCTTGATATCAACCAGGAGACCTATTTCGACGGCAATCTCAATGGTGCTTTGCTGGGCGCCCACGCCGGCTACAACTGGCAGCCCCGCGGCAATTTTGTCGGTGGCGTCGAGGTGGATGTCGAGCGTGTCTGGAACACCCGGGATTTCGTCGGTGGCGACGGCGTCGAGACCCATGTGGCCGGCGACATCGGCACCGACTGGCAAGCCAGCGCCCGCTTGCGCGCGGGCTACGCTGTCGAGCGCACATTGTTCTTCACGACGGGCGGCGTGGCCATGGCGCATGGCTTCCTGAATCTGTCGGGGGTGGACTACCACCAAAGCAAGAATTTTGTCGGCTGGACCGCCGGCGCCGGCATCGAACATGCGTTCACCGACAACTGGATTGGCCGGCTTGAATACCGCTATGCCGACTTCGGTTCGCAGTCGTTTCCCCAGGACGTGGTGTTCGGCTTCAAGCAGCACTCGCTGCGCGCCGGCATCAGCTACAAGTTCTGA
- a CDS encoding protoporphyrinogen/coproporphyrinogen oxidase yields MKPIAVIGAGIAGLTAALELKKRGLPTLVFEAGKSIGGMASSFKDAEGFSYDFGAHFVSNRLANALGAGGICRTVKHYGEAVHLRGKSYSYPFGLMLSPRFAPPAIAERTRDRKVVSAADWFTKKYGQALAEEVAIPLAEAWSGAVAEELSPAIGQKFGPRILKSLYLHAAARVTGRAVCNGYSHEMPESADVYHVYPEGGMSKLLEPMANEVRDMVRLESPVEKILVEDEQVKAVRVKGETIEVSAAISTAPVHILPKLVSGTTALEPMAAFRYRPMIFVNLRFTGRGLLPDTVMWVPDRAQPFFRLTETPISMPWLAPEGKTLITFDIGCEVGDAYWTMNDETLAQVCLDGICEMYPQLRRSFISAGGVIRTPISYPVYLMKYEEQRQRFANSTGVDGLYSIGRNGEFAHSLMEDVYWRTIRRMGDVADYVSGVPEDLPFAAEIQRMMNPSEEERVRAA; encoded by the coding sequence ATGAAACCGATTGCTGTGATTGGCGCCGGCATTGCCGGCTTGACTGCCGCGTTGGAACTGAAGAAGCGAGGCCTGCCGACACTGGTCTTCGAGGCTGGCAAGTCGATCGGCGGCATGGCCTCGTCCTTCAAGGACGCCGAGGGTTTCTCTTATGATTTCGGGGCGCATTTCGTCAGCAACCGGCTGGCCAATGCGCTCGGCGCCGGCGGCATATGCCGGACCGTCAAGCATTATGGCGAGGCCGTGCATCTGCGCGGCAAATCCTACAGCTACCCGTTCGGCCTGATGCTGTCGCCGCGTTTCGCGCCGCCGGCCATCGCCGAGCGCACCCGCGACCGCAAGGTGGTTTCCGCCGCCGACTGGTTTACCAAGAAATACGGGCAGGCGCTGGCCGAGGAGGTCGCCATTCCGCTGGCCGAAGCGTGGTCGGGCGCGGTGGCCGAGGAGCTGTCGCCGGCGATCGGCCAGAAGTTCGGTCCGCGCATCCTGAAATCGCTCTACCTCCACGCCGCCGCGAGGGTGACGGGCAGGGCGGTGTGCAACGGCTATTCGCATGAGATGCCGGAAAGCGCCGACGTCTATCACGTCTACCCCGAGGGTGGCATGTCCAAGCTGCTCGAACCGATGGCCAACGAGGTCAGGGACATGGTCCGTCTGGAATCGCCGGTCGAAAAAATCCTGGTCGAGGACGAGCAGGTGAAGGCGGTTCGGGTCAAGGGCGAGACGATCGAGGTGTCCGCCGCGATCAGCACGGCGCCCGTGCATATCCTGCCGAAGCTGGTCAGCGGGACCACGGCACTCGAGCCGATGGCGGCGTTCCGCTACCGGCCGATGATCTTCGTCAATCTGCGCTTCACGGGCCGTGGCCTGCTTCCGGACACCGTGATGTGGGTGCCCGACCGCGCGCAGCCCTTTTTCCGGCTGACGGAAACGCCGATCTCGATGCCCTGGCTGGCGCCCGAGGGCAAGACGCTGATCACCTTCGACATTGGCTGCGAGGTCGGTGACGCCTACTGGACGATGAACGACGAGACGCTCGCCCAGGTCTGCCTCGACGGTATCTGCGAGATGTATCCGCAACTGCGCCGTTCCTTCATCAGCGCCGGCGGCGTCATCCGCACGCCGATCTCCTATCCCGTGTACCTCATGAAATACGAGGAGCAGCGGCAGCGCTTCGCCAATTCGACCGGCGTCGACGGCCTCTACAGCATCGGCCGCAACGGCGAGTTCGCGCACAGCCTGATGGAGGATGTCTACTGGCGCACCATCAGGCGCATGGGCGACGTTGCCGACTATGTCAGTGGGGTGCCGGAGGACCTGCCCTTCGCGGCGGAAATCCAGCGGATGATGAACCCGTCCGAGGAAGAACGCGTCCGCGCCGCGTAA
- a CDS encoding SDR family NAD(P)-dependent oxidoreductase, whose protein sequence is MSKIWLITGSARGLGRDITEAALAAGNSVVATARDVGRLADLESRYPGQLRSFALDVTNATAAQASVDFAIDAFGRLDVLVNNAGFGHVSPFEQTEEADFRAQIDTNLYGVVNLTRAVVPVMRAQRSGHIINISSVGGRTAAAGLSAYQAAKWAVGGFTEVLALELAPFGVKIISVEPGGMRTDWGATAIADAPALLPDYEPSVGAVLGMLKIYAGNAIGDPKKVADVVVDIAGRDSLPAHLILGSDALHVFGQAEAARQQAAKEWAPVSTSIDIEGVDLSFLSGAMQS, encoded by the coding sequence ATGTCGAAGATATGGTTGATCACCGGCAGCGCCCGCGGACTGGGTCGCGATATCACCGAAGCTGCACTCGCCGCCGGCAACAGTGTCGTGGCAACGGCCCGCGATGTCGGCCGCCTCGCCGATCTCGAAAGCCGCTACCCCGGGCAACTGCGCAGCTTTGCGCTCGATGTCACCAATGCCACCGCCGCGCAGGCATCCGTGGACTTCGCGATCGACGCGTTCGGTCGCCTCGATGTTCTCGTCAACAACGCCGGCTTCGGCCATGTCAGCCCCTTCGAGCAGACCGAAGAGGCGGATTTCCGGGCGCAGATCGACACCAATCTCTACGGCGTCGTCAATCTCACCCGGGCAGTCGTCCCGGTCATGCGCGCCCAGCGCTCGGGCCATATCATCAACATCTCCTCGGTCGGCGGGCGGACGGCCGCGGCGGGCCTCAGCGCCTACCAGGCGGCAAAATGGGCGGTTGGCGGTTTCACCGAAGTCCTGGCGCTGGAACTCGCCCCCTTCGGCGTCAAGATCATCTCGGTCGAGCCGGGCGGTATGCGCACCGACTGGGGCGCCACCGCCATCGCCGACGCTCCGGCACTGCTGCCCGACTATGAACCAAGTGTTGGCGCCGTCCTCGGCATGCTCAAGATCTATGCCGGCAACGCCATCGGTGACCCGAAAAAGGTCGCTGATGTGGTCGTGGATATTGCGGGACGTGACTCACTGCCCGCTCACCTGATCCTTGGCAGCGATGCCCTGCATGTCTTTGGGCAAGCAGAGGCGGCCCGCCAGCAGGCGGCGAAGGAGTGGGCGCCCGTCAGCACCTCCATCGACATCGAGGGCGTCGACCTGTCGTTCCTTTCCGGAGCGATGCAATCATGA